The Pseudomonas viciae genomic interval TCCATCCAAGTAGAGAACGCTTCAACAGTAAAGCTGCGCTCCAGAAACACACCTGATTCATGAATGACAAAATCTGGAAATAAAACCTTGCAAAACAACAAGGCATCTTCAGGATGTACAACATCACTGATATAAGAAAACTCATCCAGCTCGGACTGATCCTCCCATTGGCTTTTCCAATGCTCGTATCTTGGAGAACTGACTGAGTCTGTAATCTTGATTATTTTCATGGAATTTCTTCTGCACTGATGCCCCGTGGAGGTTTCTTGCTCGATGGAGATTGTACCCTGATCGATCCATCCGGCAACTTGTTGCGACCATAGTCAATAGCATGAGGCGTAGGTATCCCTGCATGTGAATCGCCCGTCACATCGACCCGCTTGAGAATCATACCTTTATCATCATAAACGGCATAACTCGTTATATTCCCTTTATTATCAGCACGATAAAGAGTTCCATTGGCAGGCCCTCCCTCCAGCATAAAATGCCCACTGAACTTATCGGCTTTCTCCAGAGGTCCGCCTTCTAGATTCTTGGCATTCCTCGGCACTACAGGCTTGCCATTAATATCGCACAGACCAACGTTGTGCACCCAGGTCTTCAACTTACCCACATAAAACGTATGACCAACGTCCACGGTCAGGTTATAGGTTTTTCCTTGTGGAAGAAACAACTCCAGAGACTCAACCCTGGTCGAGACACCTTCAGTAGGACCGTCCCCTAACGACTGAAGCAAATCGCCTGATTTAAGCTGGATAACCGGCACAAAGTCATGTCGTGCGGGAACGTAGAATGGATGGCCCGGTGTAACCAGAAGCGTTTCTTTCTCTGAAACTCCATCTGCCCGGATGTTTTTCAACTTGAGCTGGTAAATCGGCTGATCAGTACGAATGTGTGTAGCCGAAATAGCGGCGGCGAATGGCTCCCCCCCTGTTTCTCGCTTACTCCAGACAATATCTCCCACGCTTAGGGTATCAATCGCGCGAGGGCCTTGCGGGGTGGCAACCATGGTTCCTGCGGCGAAACAGCAAGGCTTGACCGGTTTCGTAACAGTGGGGCTATTTCCGAACCCATCGGCATCCGTCGACACACCATTGCCGGGTTTCCCGCCTTTACCGACACCCGCAACAATCTTGGTCCCCCACCCCTCGGTCAGCAACGTGTTGCCCATGTTGCTGATCATGGCGGCTCTTTCGGCCACGCTGAGTTTGCGGCCCGCCGCATCGTCCAGCCAGGAGGTCTTGTTTTCCCATTCTTTGAGATTGGCGCTCTCGGCGGGCGTCAACCAGCCTTCCTTGATGTACTTGGCCGTGATGATCTGGTCATCGGTCACATAGGTATTACCCCAAGGGTCATACCCTTGAGCCGGTTGTGCGATGAGCCCTGGATTGCCCACCAGCATCCCGACCATGTCATAGGAGACCTTGTTCCGGTAGAAGCTGAGCAATTCCTGTGCAACCGGATCGTCCATGGCGATGGTGTTGGCTTTCAAGCCTTCGACACAGGCCCGGGTTTCACACAAATCGATCAACTGCGAACGTTCGGCCGAGATCTTTTCAAACTTGTCTATCAGGTCTCGCTGTTTCGCTTCGGTGCAATTTCCGCCGGACTTACAGCCCTTCAGTTCGTTAAGCAACCGCTCGGCGGTCGGGTGATCGAGGCTGTTGAACTTGGTGGCCTGTTGGGCGACCCAGCCCGCCACTTCCTGTTCTTTATCAGAGCCGCCTGCGGCTGCCGAGACCGTTACGCCGATCAATTGCGAGGTCATCGCCAGCAACTGATCATGCATGTCGCCCACGAAGATCTTGTCGCCGACCGAGGCGACAAAGGCCTCATTGGCACCGGCTGCCAAGGCCCCAGTCCGGAAGCTGCCTCCGGCTGCTTCCGCGATCAGGCCACCGACAATCGCATGAGCGCCGACCTTGGCCGGAATCCCGGTGAATTCCAGCTGGGTACCCAATCGGTTATAGATGGAAGCTGAAAGGACATCAGCAGCCGCACTGATACTGGCCTGTGCCAGATTGTTCTTGAGGCTGCCACCGTTGATCGCGGTATTGGTGACCGCACCAAAGCCCTTTTCAGCCAAGGTGTAACCGACAAACTTGGTCAGGCCATCGGTGCTCGCCAGTTCAAAGCCATGCGTCGCTTTACTGGCATTTTCGGCGGAAACACCAAACGCCTTGTCCAGGACACCCGATGCAAAACCCGCAGCCAGCCCACTGGTCAAATAACCCTTGAGGCTTTCCGTCGAGGTGACATCCTTGAGGACCGCGCCCAGGTTGCCTTTGTTGTTTATCGTACTGACCACCGACTGAACCACGGCAGCGGTGTAGGCTGCCGATGCAGCCGCACCAATCGCGGTGGCCGTGGTCGCACTGATCCCCACGGCTGTCGCGGCCCCGCTTGCGCTGGTGCCAACGGTAGCGGCGGTTCCCGAACCCGCCGTCAGCACCGTCACGATAATAACCACCGCCAGCATTGCCCCCGTGCCCATGCCGGAGTTGCTGTATTTGAAGGAGTCGTGGACCTCTTTCACGCGCCGCCAATCGACATCGCCACGCTGCTCGGCTTCTTTGAGCCAAGCCAACTGAGGGTCCGCCTGAACCATCGCATCAATGGTCTGACTGACCGTCTTCTGGTCAATCTGCTTGATGTCGATATGCACGCCCTTGGCGGCAGTGATCGCCAGGTCCCCCTTGCTGATCAACTCGCTCTGGCGCAGGGTCTCGTCGGTATGGCCCTTACCCTTCGATGAATTCCAGGCGAGGCTGTTATTGCTCTTCTCGTGGCTCTCCTGGCTCAGGTCCTTGACGCCCTCGAAGGTGATGGCTCCGCCACTTCTCAGTGTCAGATCCGCGCCACTTTCAAGCTTCGCGACCTGATAACGTTGGTCACCACCACTGACCAGCGTCAGATCACGCCCCGTGGTGATCTGGGTGCCGACGTTGATGGTTTTTGTCACCTCATCGTGTCGGGTCTGCTTGCGCCCCCAACTGCCCTTCTTCTTTTTGTCATACAGCGAGTAATCCGTGTCCTGGGCCGCCAGCACATCGAGTTGTCCAACCGCTGCCAGGTAGGCCTCGTTGCCAGCATTGATCCGGCTCGAGATCAGCGTCATATCGTTGCCGGCATTGAAAGTAACGTCTTGCCCGGCGCTCACGACACTGGAAACCTGTTTGACGTGATCTTCCTGTTTCGTGACTTTCTTCGATTTGGAATACGAATGGCTTTCATTGGCAGCCGAAGCCACCGTAAGGTTTTCGCCTGCGCCGAAATCGATGTACTGATTTGCCTCTATCTGGCTGGCAACCACTGCCAGATCACGCCCCGCCTGGACAGAGAGGTCACGCCCCACCGTCAGATCCGAGCCGTACTGGGTAACGCTGCTGCTCTTGGTATCAGCCACAACGCTGTTGTGCTGTTCGGCGGCCGCGATGAAAGCGTCCCGACCGGCGGTGATCGTGGTGTCGCTACCACTTTGCAAGGTGCTGCCGGTGCTGACGAAGTCCCGCGCGGCCTTGATGGTTAGGTCGTTCGCAGCTTCTATTCGGGACCCGCTGTCGACATACTCGCTGTGCGCGTTTTCTCCCTTGTAGCGTATATCGGTGCCGGTCACCATGCGTTGGTTGATCACGTCACCGGCAATCGCGGTCATGTTGACATCGCGCCCCGCGATGACTCCGCCCGCCTTGTTGATGATGTCGTTACCGGCCAGCAGGTCCAGACGGTTACCGGCCTCGATCAGACCACTGTTGACCAGGTCGTTGCCGGCCGTGGCCGCCAGGTTGTTGCTGGCACGCAGGGTACCGACGTTGTTCAGGTTCTTGCCGGCGATCAACGTAACGTCCGATCCTTGGATCAAGGCCCCGTTCGGTGCCAGGCGGTTCGTGGCCTGGGCCAGGTACAGCACCGGCACCAGAACCTTCTCGCCATTCACTTCATGCTCTTCGAGCCAGACGATATCGTGGGTCAGCGCCGCGACCTGCTGGGAGGTCAGGCTGACCCCCACCGACAGGTCGAGTTGTTGCTTGCTCTTGATGGCGTTGTCCATCAGATATCTATAGAGCGCTTCGTCGGAGGTCTGGCCGTCGATAAAACGTTGACCGGTGCGCGCGATTACCGCCTGCTGGATCAGCTTCTGTTCATAGAATCCATCGCCCAGGCGCTTGGCGCTTTCATCAGGGTTGTAGCCGAGGTTCGCCAGCAGGTAGTCCGAACTCATGAACTGCCTTAGGTCGGTCAGCACCGGGTTGGTTTCAATCAGGTACTTCTGTGGATTGGACCGGCCCGAGGTGTCCGGCAGGCCCTGCACGCGATTGATGACCTGGATGCCCACCGGGGAAACCACGCCCCCCTGCCCTGGCAACTCGACACTGCCGGAATCGCCCGGGGCACTGACATTGATCACGCTGCTGGAAACACCGCCGCCCGTGGCCTGGCGGGTAGTTTGTTCGAGCTGAAGATTACTCGCGGCGATCCGCGCCGCATCGGTGAATTGCAGGTTGCGCGCCTGGACGTCATCCGCACCCTGCTGGCGCTGGGCACTGCTCACCGCCGCGCTGCCCATGCTCCAGGATTGGGCCCCCGCGTTGGCCTGGCTGGCCTGCGTCGGCGAACCACCCTGCCCACTCAGACGGAACAGGCCGTTTTGTCCGATCGGCAGGCTGAATCCCGGTAGAACCAGGGGATTGACCTGCTGCTTGGCAAGGTCCGGCGGCAACTGGGCATTGAACCGGATCACGACGGGCGCGCCAGTGCCTGCCGCTTGCGTGCCCTGGACTTTGTTGGCGCCCGGACCGACCGCGTAATCCTGGTGGATGACGCTGTTGTTCAGATTCTGGGAAGCAGTAATCGAAACCTTGCCACCTGCCTGGATAATTGCACTGCGCCCTGAACCACTGCCATCTCTCGAAACTTCAACGTCGCCGGTCTGGGTGTACGACTGCAATTGAGCGGGCAGCGCCATTAGATTATTCGGGTCATACTGGGGCGGTTGGTTCAGCCCGTACCGAGTGCCAAAGGCCAATGTGGTTACCAACTGGCCCGTGACGGCATCCCTGAACCGGACAGCTGGAGCCGTGGTTCCCGGGCTTCCTACTGGGACGGGGCGCTCATAAGTCTCGGCAATCGCCTTGCTCAGGCCCCCAGCGTCATTGATGTAGTAAATGTTCGGGTAGTCGGGATCATTTCGCGCGTTGTAGCTGACAGCCTGGTTAACGAAGGCAAGAGCAGTGAGGTTAGCAATCGCTTGTGTGCGATAACTGCGCGTACGCTCGATGATGCCGCCCATCGAGCCTACGTTGGTCAGATTGCTTGCCTGGATGGAAATATTGCCGCCTGCACTGACGGTACTCTTGCTATTGAGAAAGTCGCCACCGCTAAAAACGAAGTCTCCGCCTGCTGAAAGCAAGGCCGCCGCACTGGTGTCGTTGTCCTGTCCTTCGTAAGTCTCACGAACGGCGATGCTGAGATCATAGTCTCCTCCCCCGCAATCCAGACATCGGACGGCGATAGACGCCGAAATCAGTTTGCGTCCCAGGCTAAAACCTTCTGTGCGATTTTCGAAGCTGGCGGCATTTATGCTGAATCTACCAATACTCTCCAACGACCCGGAGATATTGGTGACTTGAGCCGACTGAGCCTGCCCCCCAAAGCCTTCGATACTGACGGTACCCAGGCTGTAGAGTTGTGCCGTATGGTTAGTGAAACCATTGACCTGTAACTTTGTGTCGCCGCCGCTGAACATCAGGCCATTTTCGTTCAGTAAGCCAGGGGTGTTCAGCAGCAGGTTGGCGTTGCTGCCCAAAGTTCCGTAGTTGTTGATCGACCCGGCGTTCACCCTCATCCCGGCTGCCGAAGTGATTCGGCCGTAGTTATTCGCCTGCCCACCGACGTTGATCAGAGTATCGGCCCCTCCGGCGATGCTGCCTGTGCTGCCCAGGTTGAACGAGGCGGCTGTCAGGCCCAGCGTATTCAGGCTGGTATAACGTCCACGGCCGTTGTAGCTGCCACTCAGGTTCAGGTTCGCAGTCCCATCGCTGGCGATCAGCCCGTCGTTGTTCCAATTGCCGCCGTTGCCGGCCAGGCTGTCGGAGGCCAGCAGTTGTCCACCCGCCGTCTGGTTGAGAGTGTTGACGTTCACCGTCAGGCGCCCGGCCTGGATCACGCTGCTGTTGGTCCAGCTGTCCGCCGTGAGCGTCAGGCCGCCACGGGTCACCAGGCTGCCGCCGGCATTGGTGATGTTGGCAGTGCTGATATCAAAGGTACCGTCGCCCACATGCAGCAGTCTGCCCCCCAGGTTCTGGAAGCCGCTGGCATTGAGCGTCAAGTCGCTGTTGGCGGTTTCCAGCTTGCCGTTGCGGTTATCGAACAGGCCGCCGATCTGGAAGTCGGTCTTGCCGTCGGCGCCCAGCGCACGGATCTGGCCGGTCTGGTTGTCGAGGCTGGCTGCGCGTACGCGCAGTGTGCTGTCGCTTTCAATGACACCCAGGCGATTGTTCAGCACGCCGTTGAGGCTAAGGTCGATGCGTTGGCCGGCGATCTGCCCGCCGTTGTCGCCACTGTTGTCGAAGTTGTTGCCGCTGACCTGCACCAGTCTCTTGGCGTAAAGACCACCATTGCGGTTGTCGAAGTCGGCGGTGGTGACCAGGGCATCGCCGCTCTGCGCCGCGATCCGCCCGCCGTAGTTATCGATGCCGCCCTGGGCGCCGAGATTCAGGCGCTGGGCCTGGACGATGCCGCCCTGGCGGTTGTTGCCCAGGTCATAGCCGTTTTTCAGCACGCCGACGATACGGGCCTCGAGGGCGCCCTTGACGCTGGCCAGGGTGCCGCCACGGTTGTCGAGGTTGGCCGCGCTCACAGTCAGGTCGCCATTCTGGGCAATCAGCCTGCCGCTCTGGTTGTCAATATTGCCGCTGACGGTCAGGTTCAGCGCACCCTGCCCTTGCAGGGAGCCCTTGCCGTTGGCGAGGCTCGTGGCGTCCAGGCGGACGTCGGCGTTCTGGCTGTAGATCAAACCGTCGCTGTTGTTCTGTACGGCGCCAGTACTGCTAATGACGAGGTTGTCATTGGCCGCGACGGTACCACGATTTCGATTGTCCAGACTGCCGGTGAACAGGCTCAGCAAGCCCTGGCTGACCAGTTGGCCGCCCTGGTTGCCGATCTGGCTGCTGCGGCTGATCACCAGCGGCCCGGCGCTGGCGAGCTTGCCGTTGGTGTTGGTCAGGGCTCCGAGCAGATCGAGGCTGACCGCGCCCTTGCCGACCAGGGTGCCGTTGCTGTTATCCAGGGTGGTGCCGGTGAAACCGATGCTCTGCTGCGCGCTGATGGTGCCGCTATTGTTCAGGGCCATGGCTTGCAGGGTCAGGGCCGCACCGCTGTCGATGGAGCCGCCCTGGGCGTTGTTCAACAGGCCGCTGACCGTCAGCTGCTGGGCGCCGCCACTGGACAGAATACCGGCGCTGTTTTCGAGGCTGGCGGCGTTGACGGTCAAGGCCTGCTGGCTGACCAGCGCACCGGCATTGCTGTTGAGCAATGCGCCGCTGACGTTGACACCAAGGTTGCCGTTGCGGCTGGACAAAGTACCGCTGTTGCGGTTGTCCAGGCTCGCGCCGTTGACGGCCAGTCCCTGCCAACCGGAAATCAGGCCGCCCTGGTTGATCAGGCTGTTGCCGGTCACGACCAACTGGTTGTTGCTGATCAGCTTGCCGCCGCTGTTGTCGAACGTCCGTCCGACGAGGTTGAAGCTCTGGTTGCTGGAAAGCTCGCCACCCTGGTTGTTCAGGTCACGCAGACGATTGAGGGTCAGGGCGCCCTTGGCGTTGAGCAGGCCGTTGCGGTTGTCGAGATCACCACCCGCCAGGTCGAGGCGGATGGCCTGGTCGCCGAGCAGGCGACCACCGTTCTGGGCCAGAGTCCCAAGGGTCAGGTCGATATCGCCCTTGGCCGAGACTTCACCGCCATTGCCGGAGTCCAGGCTGCTGGCGTTGATCGTCAGACCGCCCTGGCTGTTTATCAGGCCCCTGCCACTGTTGCTCAGCGCCATGGCGTTGAGGGTCACGGCGACGGCACCGAGCAAGGCGCCGCCCTGGTTGTCGAGGTCGGCGCTGCTGAGCTTCAAGGCTTGCGCGGCGTTGATCAGACCCTGGCTGCGATTGCTCAGTTGACCACTGGTGGTCAGGTCGAGGTCGCCACGGCTGGTGACGGTACCGCCACTGTTGTCGAGGCTGGCGGCGCGGATATCGAGCGCAGCGGCGGCGATTTGGCCCTTGAGGTTGACCAGCGCCTGGTTGATCCGCAGGGTCACGGCCTGGTTGCTCAGCAATTTGCCATTGCTGTTGTCCAGGCTGTCGGCGGTCAGTGCGAAGGCCTGGGCGCTGGAGATTTCACCGCCCTGGTTGTTCACGCCCTTGAGGTTGTCGAGCACCAGTGACGGCGCGTTGATCAGACCGTTCTGGTTGTTCAACTGGCCGTTGTTCAGGTCCAGGGTCAGTGCCGTGTTGCTGAAGAGCTTGCCGTCCTGCTGGTCCAGGCCAGTGACGCTGGCGACCAGGGCCTTGTCGCTGCCGATGCGGCCGTTCTGGTTGCTGACCTGCCCTGCCGTCAGGGTGAGGCTGTCGCTGCTGCTCAGGTTGCCGGTGCGATTGTCATAGGCGCCGGTACTGACAGTGACCGCACCTTTACCGCTGATCACTCCCCGCTGGGTGTTGTCGAGACTGGCACTGCTCAGGTTAATGCTGCTGTCACTGACCAGGCGTCCACCCTGGTTGCCCAATGTACCGCTGGCCTTGACCTTGAGAGCCCCGGCGCTCGACAGGCTGCCGGTAGTGTTGGTCAGCCCGGCGCTGCTGACGTCCAGCCGGCCTTCGCTGCTGATCAGGCCACCGCTGTTGTCGAGGTCCGCGCCGAGGGTGAGTCGTGCATCTTGGTCACTGAGTAGTTGGCCGTCGGTATTGTCGAAGGTCTGGCCGTCCAGCGTGACGCCGGTCTTACCCTTGAGCAGTCCTAGGTTGCGGTTGAGTACCTCAGCCATTTCGAGTGTCAGTGTCGTATCGGCAAGGAGCTTGCCGCTGTCGCTATTGTCCAGGCGCTTGCCGGTCAGGCGGATATTGGCACTGCTGGAGAGTTCACCGCCGCGGTTGTCGATAGCATCGACATCGAGTGTCAGCGCTTTTGTCGCCCCTACCAGACCGTTCTGGCGGTTATCCATGAAGGCACCGCTCAGGGTCAGCGCGCCGCTGGCGATCAGCTTGCCGCTGCGGTTGTCCAGGGCGGCAATATTCGCCGTGGCATCGGCCTTGCCGGAGACGGCACCGTTGCTGTTATCCAGGCTGTTGGCCGCCAACAGGATCGTGCCGTCGCCCACCAGGGTACCGCCCTGGTTGATAAACGCCCCGCTCACACCCAGGTCGATCGCACCCCGGCTGCTGATCAAGCCCTGGCTGTTGTCCAGGCTGGCGCTACGACTGTCGAGAGAAACTGCGGCCACTAAGCCCTTGATGTTGCTCAGCACCTGATCGATACGCAGGGTCAGGCCCT includes:
- a CDS encoding filamentous hemagglutinin N-terminal domain-containing protein, with the protein product MDVRQFALLARQPSAALKNHEHFLGLPKRGLAFLLANVMFWQPLWAQADGIVVSASGTTLDQAGNGVPIINIARPNGSGLSHNQFQDYNVGSNGVILNNATARTQPTQLGGIILGNPNFNGTAATTILNEVNGGNPSQLRGYTEVAGQSAHVIVANPYGISCSGCGFINTPQATLTTGKAVITNGQVSGYQVDQGSVSIEGAGLNADNIDRFEIITRSVRLNAEIQAKNLAIIAGANDVDAQTLKATARTANPATAPQLAIDSSALGGMYAGAIKLVGTEAGVGVKLDGKMVASGGDIQLDANGHLSMVDTAATGAVNVKAQSLETKGPVYAGTTLDIQTQGDLTSQNNLVAKDRITLASGGQLTNNGIIEAGVNLDNTRNTDADISISAQRLNNLGKNIIASRDLDITTTQTLNNQGGTLSGQRQTTVITGTLDNQNKGRVISADRLTLTADKAVNGQDGLISSNGDLVVNVDALGNRGGEISSLADVTLNVASLDNTSGLIAADKGLSLTASGAINNRDGTLSSSTLAILKAVSLDNTRGQITGDLGLSIDLSDALDNHGGILGSGKALTLAAASLDNRAAGMVLAADGKLSATLNGAFDNREQGKLRATGSIELNAGSLDNRGGSLAGKDHLTLRGGSADNRGGLIQADKDLKLLVDQLDNRDKGNLVAGATIDFEGTRLDNSGGLLSAVGPIRLKAKEVANTQGRIASQGDLEASIDSLSQQGGALVAQGSLLLTGKSLDNRNGGTVASTQGLTVNVEQIDNRAGELSSTRSSVSVSGQRLDNSDGGKLLTETDLGLVVAQVINQNKGRLFARGSVNLNGTTLDNSGGNISALQGLDIRLDGALLNNTGLLSSEGALGLKVGSLDNTAGKLGSAADLSVDSLGALLNQGGSILTDQDLVLASSSLDNSRKGLISGKGATRVTTGTLDNSQGGRLTSDDRLDLTATQVSNGTSGRIASAKDLTASVTGLDQQGGELFSKTQLSLDLHNGRLDNSGGLINGPLLVLKNLDEVVSRGGEISSAQAFALAAKSLDNSNGKLLSNQGLTLRIDQVLSNIKGLVAAVSLDSRSASLDNSQGLISSRGAIDLGVSGAFINQGGTLVGDGTILLAANSLDNSNGAVSGKADATANIAALDNRSGKLIASGALTLSGAFMDNRQNGLVGATKALTLDVDAIDNRGGELSSSANIRLTGKRLDNSDSGKLLADTTLTLEMAEVLNRNLGLLKGKTGVTLDGQTFDNTDGQLLSDQDARLTLGADLDNSGGLISSEGRLDVSSAGLTNTTGSLSSAGALKVKASGTLGNQGGRLVSDSSINLSSASLDNTQRGVISGKGAVTVSTGAYDNRTGNLSSSDSLTLTAGQVSNQNGRIGSDKALVASVTGLDQQDGKLFSNTALTLDLNNGQLNNQNGLINAPSLVLDNLKGVNNQGGEISSAQAFALTADSLDNSNGKLLSNQAVTLRINQALVNLKGQIAAAALDIRAASLDNSGGTVTSRGDLDLTTSGQLSNRSQGLINAAQALKLSSADLDNQGGALLGAVAVTLNAMALSNSGRGLINSQGGLTINASSLDSGNGGEVSAKGDIDLTLGTLAQNGGRLLGDQAIRLDLAGGDLDNRNGLLNAKGALTLNRLRDLNNQGGELSSNQSFNLVGRTFDNSGGKLISNNQLVVTGNSLINQGGLISGWQGLAVNGASLDNRNSGTLSSRNGNLGVNVSGALLNSNAGALVSQQALTVNAASLENSAGILSSGGAQQLTVSGLLNNAQGGSIDSGAALTLQAMALNNSGTISAQQSIGFTGTTLDNSNGTLVGKGAVSLDLLGALTNTNGKLASAGPLVISRSSQIGNQGGQLVSQGLLSLFTGSLDNRNRGTVAANDNLVISSTGAVQNNSDGLIYSQNADVRLDATSLANGKGSLQGQGALNLTVSGNIDNQSGRLIAQNGDLTVSAANLDNRGGTLASVKGALEARIVGVLKNGYDLGNNRQGGIVQAQRLNLGAQGGIDNYGGRIAAQSGDALVTTADFDNRNGGLYAKRLVQVSGNNFDNSGDNGGQIAGQRIDLSLNGVLNNRLGVIESDSTLRVRAASLDNQTGQIRALGADGKTDFQIGGLFDNRNGKLETANSDLTLNASGFQNLGGRLLHVGDGTFDISTANITNAGGSLVTRGGLTLTADSWTNSSVIQAGRLTVNVNTLNQTAGGQLLASDSLAGNGGNWNNDGLIASDGTANLNLSGSYNGRGRYTSLNTLGLTAASFNLGSTGSIAGGADTLINVGGQANNYGRITSAAGMRVNAGSINNYGTLGSNANLLLNTPGLLNENGLMFSGGDTKLQVNGFTNHTAQLYSLGTVSIEGFGGQAQSAQVTNISGSLESIGRFSINAASFENRTEGFSLGRKLISASIAVRCLDCGGGDYDLSIAVRETYEGQDNDTSAAALLSAGGDFVFSGGDFLNSKSTVSAGGNISIQASNLTNVGSMGGIIERTRSYRTQAIANLTALAFVNQAVSYNARNDPDYPNIYYINDAGGLSKAIAETYERPVPVGSPGTTAPAVRFRDAVTGQLVTTLAFGTRYGLNQPPQYDPNNLMALPAQLQSYTQTGDVEVSRDGSGSGRSAIIQAGGKVSITASQNLNNSVIHQDYAVGPGANKVQGTQAAGTGAPVVIRFNAQLPPDLAKQQVNPLVLPGFSLPIGQNGLFRLSGQGGSPTQASQANAGAQSWSMGSAAVSSAQRQQGADDVQARNLQFTDAARIAASNLQLEQTTRQATGGGVSSSVINVSAPGDSGSVELPGQGGVVSPVGIQVINRVQGLPDTSGRSNPQKYLIETNPVLTDLRQFMSSDYLLANLGYNPDESAKRLGDGFYEQKLIQQAVIARTGQRFIDGQTSDEALYRYLMDNAIKSKQQLDLSVGVSLTSQQVAALTHDIVWLEEHEVNGEKVLVPVLYLAQATNRLAPNGALIQGSDVTLIAGKNLNNVGTLRASNNLAATAGNDLVNSGLIEAGNRLDLLAGNDIINKAGGVIAGRDVNMTAIAGDVINQRMVTGTDIRYKGENAHSEYVDSGSRIEAANDLTIKAARDFVSTGSTLQSGSDTTITAGRDAFIAAAEQHNSVVADTKSSSVTQYGSDLTVGRDLSVQAGRDLAVVASQIEANQYIDFGAGENLTVASAANESHSYSKSKKVTKQEDHVKQVSSVVSAGQDVTFNAGNDMTLISSRINAGNEAYLAAVGQLDVLAAQDTDYSLYDKKKKGSWGRKQTRHDEVTKTINVGTQITTGRDLTLVSGGDQRYQVAKLESGADLTLRSGGAITFEGVKDLSQESHEKSNNSLAWNSSKGKGHTDETLRQSELISKGDLAITAAKGVHIDIKQIDQKTVSQTIDAMVQADPQLAWLKEAEQRGDVDWRRVKEVHDSFKYSNSGMGTGAMLAVVIIVTVLTAGSGTAATVGTSASGAATAVGISATTATAIGAAASAAYTAAVVQSVVSTINNKGNLGAVLKDVTSTESLKGYLTSGLAAGFASGVLDKAFGVSAENASKATHGFELASTDGLTKFVGYTLAEKGFGAVTNTAINGGSLKNNLAQASISAAADVLSASIYNRLGTQLEFTGIPAKVGAHAIVGGLIAEAAGGSFRTGALAAGANEAFVASVGDKIFVGDMHDQLLAMTSQLIGVTVSAAAGGSDKEQEVAGWVAQQATKFNSLDHPTAERLLNELKGCKSGGNCTEAKQRDLIDKFEKISAERSQLIDLCETRACVEGLKANTIAMDDPVAQELLSFYRNKVSYDMVGMLVGNPGLIAQPAQGYDPWGNTYVTDDQIITAKYIKEGWLTPAESANLKEWENKTSWLDDAAGRKLSVAERAAMISNMGNTLLTEGWGTKIVAGVGKGGKPGNGVSTDADGFGNSPTVTKPVKPCCFAAGTMVATPQGPRAIDTLSVGDIVWSKRETGGEPFAAAISATHIRTDQPIYQLKLKNIRADGVSEKETLLVTPGHPFYVPARHDFVPVIQLKSGDLLQSLGDGPTEGVSTRVESLELFLPQGKTYNLTVDVGHTFYVGKLKTWVHNVGLCDINGKPVVPRNAKNLEGGPLEKADKFSGHFMLEGGPANGTLYRADNKGNITSYAVYDDKGMILKRVDVTGDSHAGIPTPHAIDYGRNKLPDGSIRVQSPSSKKPPRGISAEEIP